The DNA region ACTTCTACTTGTATATATCTAAAATATATTCAATGCATTAAATATTTATAGCAATCGACAATCATGATCATGATGAATTATATTCTTAATTTCATGTTTAACATTGTTCTATGTTATATCCATATAAGGATCACATTATAAAATAAACAATGAACCAAAACCATTAATATTTTCTATCTTTTTTCATAGAACATTTATTAATTTTCAATAATAAAAAAATGTACAAATTACTTTTAATATCAAGATGATCAAGAAATAATTTTTCATATTAGCATGCACATATAATATGAGATAAgtaattttaaatttaataagCTATTGCGCATACAACAATATAATTGAATACATGTTcttcaaataataataataataataataacaataataataataataataataataataattactattattattattatgtatACCATTTTATGTTTTCAATACATGAACCATAACTTCAAATTcataataatttttaaaaaaaatattttatccACAAGTAAATTCGTTATTCATCTTATGACATTTTAAACATTAATTATAAGtcaatatattttttttaatagaAGGAGACATAAACAAATAGCAAAGTAACAATTAAAGTCAAATGATTAATTTATTCTAATGAGTGAGGAACTTTTAGTGaggggagagagagagagttatAATTGAGAAAAAAAACTATCTCATGGTTTGgtaatgaaaaaaaaatatagTTTTTGTTGAGTTCTTTATTTTGATTTTAGTCTCGTCTTGTAAACAATTTTTAAATCATATGTTGAACAACGAGATTTGTGGTTTTGAGTCCCTTATTTTTTACAAATTAAACATAGTTAAATAATCTAATTTCGTTAAACATAATGTTTGGATAGTTGATAACATGATTATCTCCTAAGAAACAAATCCCATAGTGATTGTTTTGTTAATGTGACAAGATCCCTCCTTCCGCCATAGAATTCTAATTAGATCCCCATAGCTATGTTGGATGATACCTCTCCATAATGCTTTTTCATCATTGATAATCCTCCAAATCCATTTGCACAACAGAGCCACATTCAAGCTACCAATGTCTTTCACTTATAGACCCCCTTCAGTTTTACTTTTACACACAATGTCTTTCACTTATAGGCCCCATTCAGTTTTACTTTTACACACAATCTTCCATCTAACCCAATCGATACCCTTTAACTCCTTTGAGCCATGCCACAAAAAGTTTCTTTCTATTCTAATTATCTCCTTTATCACTTTTACAGATAACTTATAGAAAGACAAAAGCTGAATGGAAAGGTTAGATAGCACCGAATTGAGTAAAGTAACTCAACCCCCAATTGACAGGAACTTAGGGCCTGTTTGATTCCTtttttaaaaacagttttttagtttttgaaaatttaaaaattaaaaactcATTTAAtaaatagtttttaaaaaaatggttttgaaaactgtttttgttttttagttttaaaaactaaaaaaccAAAACTACTAAAAGCTGTTTTACTTTTGAATTTTTAAAACACAAAAACTGAAAACACATGAAAAAtttataaatttttattattaataGTAATTAGGTTGATTTCTTAAATATGAATTTGCAATAGAAAATATGTTTTTGTTATACTCATATGCGTAAGATAATTATTTGCATCGGaaaaactcaacaaataaaaaatattacGTTTGCACAAGAGAACACATTTTAATTGGTCGAATATTTTCATGTTTATAACATGTACATTATATATTTAtctactttttattttttaataaaatttagTTATCATTCTTTTATGTATTCATTAtgtgattgtttatatttttACATGAACATTCAGTAAAATTacattaaaaaatatttaacTTATAGAAAACAAATGAAAATTTGTAAAATTGTAAGATAATAATTTGTAAATTTTATCTCTTTTAAGAAAATGATATGATTGGAATAAAATTAATTTGCAAATAGTATTTTAcaataaattaaaataaattataaagaGATTTTTGGAGATGTACTAACCTAGTAAAAACAATTTACACGATCATTCAATAAAAATATATGATTTTGCTATAtcatataaataattttaaaaaaaattaatatgaTTTAGTGGGATATAATCGTTATTGATCGAAAGTGTAAAATTAATTTACACTATCAACGTATCATCCATTTTCTCAATTGCAAAATAATTGTTTAagattttaaattaaaaaaataaattagtTTAATTAATTACTGAAATAATTTTATACTTTTTTTAATAACTCtttaatatatataatattttatcatttacttATAATCACACTATTTCTAAAAGTAAAAATCAAACAATATTTAAATTAGTTTTTAAAAACAAATCAACCAAACAAGTTTTTTCTTTTATTAACTCAAAAATAGTTTTACAAAACAAAGCTTccaaataaatttttattttgttttcatcctAAAAACAATTCTTAAAACTAATTTATAAAACagtttttaaaaacaaaaaattgaAATTGAATCAAACAAGCCCTTAGTGTTTTAAAATCTAAAAAACTGAAACCATCAAAATatgttttgattttcaattttcacttttactttttaattttcaattgAGGTAAACTGAAAAAAAAATACGGTTTCATTAATCGGATTATAGTAATTACTTGCAAGATTTTTTAATTGTAATATTTCACTCTCAATCTATTGTTAATCCTCATATATTgttaatgaaaattaaaattctcaaaattctcaGTCTCAATTATTCTCTCTTTAATTAATCTTCATTAAGTGAATAGTATATTTTTATACATTAAATGAATTGTGTATATATATTCAAACCAACactaaaatataatttttatacATTAAGTGAATTGTATATTTTAtcattaattattaaaaatattttaataaacTTAAATGTATATTAGctgaattttaatatttttaaaaaatatatcacaattatttttatttagtaaaatagatttttaaaatatagATTATCAAACAAGCTATATTGTCctattttaaaaaaatagtttttacAAATTATActatcaaacatattttttcactttttaatttttaaaacaattttcaaaaattgaataACCAAAtaaattctttttattttattttctcaaaaATAAATTTACAAAATAGATTTGTAAAACAgattttaaaaactaaaattgAGAAGAGATCCAAACAGACCCTTCCTCTTCCAAGAGGAAAATTTGTTCTTTAGTGTATAATTATCATTCTTTTGTTTTCTTGGCACCTCTTTTGCCTATTCTTAGATCTCTATTATTAATCTCttttctttatatatatatatatatatatatatatatatatatatatatatatatatatatatatatatatatatatatatatatatatatatatatatatatatatatatatatatatatatatatatatatatatatatatatatatatatatatatgggttAAAAAAAGCTAAAATAATTAAAGGCATATACAAAGTTCTAGCGTTTTCTATAAACCTATCGCCTAAATGAAGAATTGATTACAATCTTATCTCACACTGAGAGTTGTTAATGGTATGGAATTTAATGGTAAGTATTCTATCCTAAAGTTCACGTATAGTGTCAAGTTTTTTCATTTTGAATTCAATGTATATTTTATTCTTTTACAGAATTCAATGTATATGATATTAAATTATAGTAACTAAATAGTACGTTCGGTTAATTTAGAGTATAAAATCTTTAACATCAAATAGTTTTATTTTCTATGTTCAACATTTCCATtcatatttaaaataaataaatttatattAATTAGAATAacattaatattattttatttttttgtctAGAACATTAATCTTATTTGTATTAAAAAAATCACGATACTAAACTCCTCTGGTGTAGATATCAAAACCTGAATCATTCaaatcagaaattgaaatttgcAGCCTAAAATGACACAAAAGCTAGCAATGGGTTCAACATCATCACTTAGTAACCTCCACATTGTTTGCATCCCTTTCCTTGCACCAGGTCACATTCTTCCCATGGTTGACATGGCCAAGTTACTGGCTAGGCATAAAGTGAAGGTAACCATTATCACCACACCCCTCAATGCAATTCAATTCAAAACCAACATCAGTAGAGAGATTGAATTTGGTTCGCCAATCCAACTTCTAGAAGTGAAATTTCCAAATGAAGAATCTGGAATTCCAATGGGATGTGAAACCCTAGAAACACTTCCTTCAATGGATCTCAAAGGTAATTTCTTAATAGCTGTAAGTCTTCTGCAGAAGCCAATAGAAGAGCTTCTTGAAAAGCTAGAACCATTTCCAAGTTGCTTAATTGCTGATAAGCATATTCCATCTCTAGCTGATACAGCTATCAAGTTCAACATTCCAAGAATAATATTTGATGGTACTAATTGCTTGAACCTCTTTTGCAATTACAGTATTCATACTTCTAGGGTTTCTGAAAATCTCAATTATTCAGATCAGTTTGTTATCCCTGGATTGCCACataaaattacaatgaaaaaatCTCAGCTTCCTATGGTATTCAGACCCGGTTCAAATGAATTGTTGAATGGTTTGCGTCAAAAAATACATGATTCAGAAGATGAATCATATGGGATAGTGGTGAATAGTTTTGAAGAGCTGGAAGATGGTTACGTGGAAGAGTATCAAAGAGTTACCGGACGTAAGGTATGGTGTGTTGGTCCTGTTTCATTATCAAATAAAGATGATATAGAAAAATCTCAAAGAGGTGGTCAGAATTTAACAATTGATGCAAATGAATATGTGAATTGGCTTGATTCATGGCCTCAGGAATCAGTGATTTATGTTTGTCTCGGTAGTCTTAATCGTGTAACACCAAAACAATGGATAGAAATTGGTTTAGGGTTAGAAGCTACAAATAGACCATTCATTTGGGTGGTGAGAAAATCATATAAGTGGGATGAAGTGGAAACGTGGCTATTAGAAGATGGATTTGAAGAGAGGGTGAAAGGGAGAGGAATTTTGGTTAGAGGTTGGGCACCACAAGTTTTGATATTGTCACATAGATCAATAGGAGCCTTTTTGACACATTGTGGATGGAATTCAACATTGGAAGCTATATGTGCTGGTGTACCAT from Lathyrus oleraceus cultivar Zhongwan6 chromosome 1, CAAS_Psat_ZW6_1.0, whole genome shotgun sequence includes:
- the LOC127095458 gene encoding UDP-glycosyltransferase 73C4-like gives rise to the protein LQPKMTQKLAMGSTSSLSNLHIVCIPFLAPGHILPMVDMAKLLARHKVKVTIITTPLNAIQFKTNISREIEFGSPIQLLEVKFPNEESGIPMGCETLETLPSMDLKGNFLIAVSLLQKPIEELLEKLEPFPSCLIADKHIPSLADTAIKFNIPRIIFDGTNCLNLFCNYSIHTSRVSENLNYSDQFVIPGLPHKITMKKSQLPMVFRPGSNELLNGLRQKIHDSEDESYGIVVNSFEELEDGYVEEYQRVTGRKVWCVGPVSLSNKDDIEKSQRGGQNLTIDANEYVNWLDSWPQESVIYVCLGSLNRVTPKQWIEIGLGLEATNRPFIWVVRKSYKWDEVETWLLEDGFEERVKGRGILVRGWAPQVLILSHRSIGAFLTHCGWNSTLEAICAGVPLVTFPMFSDQFYNEKLVVQVIETGVRLGVENAVNFGDEDEFGDGVQVSREKVKEAIEMVMEEGEEKNERRERAKKYADMGKKAIEEGGSSYLNMLMLIEDIMHFKSNV